The following is a genomic window from Candidatus Omnitrophota bacterium.
AAACATATCCGTTTAAACCAACTAATTTTAAATCACCATCCAGCGCTCTCATCTGCCGAAGCCTTTCTATTAAAATCCCCAAGCCGATGAAATCTATATGCTTGATATTTTTAAAATGCAAAATTATCCTTGTGTGATTTTTTCTGATTAACCTATCCAGCCGGTTCTTTACGCGAACCATGTCCAAAGCATTGATATCTCCTGCCACGTCTAAAACATCAACATCTTGCTGCGGACTAAACAACGTAACTGGCATTTTTATTCACACCTCCTTTTTATTCTTTCTGGATCAGTCGTTCAGCAATTTCTTCAAAAGAGTCTTTTGCGTTTTTATAATATTCTGCCCACTGCTGTTTACTCCAAATCTCTATCCGGTTAGAAATTCCGACCACCATCACTTCTTTTGTAATCCCGGCAAATTCTTTTAAATACTGAGGAATGAGAATCCTGCCTTGTTTATCGCAGGTTACCTCACATGCCCCGGCAAAAAATAAGCGGTTGAATTTTCTCGCCTCTGATCTGGTGAAAGACATGGATCTGAACTCCCGCTCTTGGATTCTCCATTCTTCTTCGACAAAAAGAAAAAGACATTTGTCCAATCCCCGGGTGACAAAAAATTTCTCTGCATAATTTTCCTTGAATGCCTCGCGAAATTTGACGGGAATGATTATTCTTCCTTTTTGGTCTAACCCGTGTTCGTATTCTCCGTAAAACATATTTCCTCCACTTTGCTCCACTTTCTACCACAAAGTATACCCCACCAACGCAGAGATGTCAAGTAAAAAGGGAAATAGGAAAAAGGGGGCAGCTGTGGACTGTGAGCTCAACGCCCAGAGCTCAAAGCTCATAGCTCATCATAGAGGAAATTATTGCTGTTGCATTAAAGAATTATAGGCCAGGACATCGGCAAGACGATTCTTTGAGCGGGGGATGTGTTTTATTTCAACTTGCTTAAAGTCGTTTGATAAATGAGTTGCTTCCTGATAAAGCTGCTGCAGGACGGCGTTCTTAACCTTATACTTAGAATTCATCTGATTGGCTACCAATTCTGAGTCGGTGTAAACAGTAAGATGGGAGGCTTTTAAAAGAAGCGCTTCGGTAAGTCCGCAGATCAAGGCCTGGTATTCGGCTATATTGTTCGTTGCTCTGCCAATATACCTTTGTATTTTATTTATGACCTTTCCCTGAGCATTACAAATGACCACCCCGACCCCCGAAGGCCCGGGATTTCCCTGTGATGCTCCATCAATATAGATTTTTAATTGTTTCATAATGGGCAGTGAGCTATGAGCTTTTTAACACACAGCCCAAAGCTAATTAATATAATTTTTTATTTATTTTACTGCTCTGGAATATACAAGATCCTCGAGCAATTCTCGCAAATTACTAAATTCTCTTTCATTTTTATTTCATTGATGACCTGAGGCGGAACATCCATCTGACAACCGCGACAGGTCCCGTTCATCACCGGAACCATGGCC
Proteins encoded in this region:
- a CDS encoding ribonuclease HI family protein — protein: MKQLKIYIDGASQGNPGPSGVGVVICNAQGKVINKIQRYIGRATNNIAEYQALICGLTEALLLKASHLTVYTDSELVANQMNSKYKVKNAVLQQLYQEATHLSNDFKQVEIKHIPRSKNRLADVLAYNSLMQQQ
- the mraZ gene encoding division/cell wall cluster transcriptional repressor MraZ yields the protein MFYGEYEHGLDQKGRIIIPVKFREAFKENYAEKFFVTRGLDKCLFLFVEEEWRIQEREFRSMSFTRSEARKFNRLFFAGACEVTCDKQGRILIPQYLKEFAGITKEVMVVGISNRIEIWSKQQWAEYYKNAKDSFEEIAERLIQKE
- a CDS encoding STAS domain-containing protein, whose product is MPVTLFSPQQDVDVLDVAGDINALDMVRVKNRLDRLIRKNHTRIILHFKNIKHIDFIGLGILIERLRQMRALDGDLKLVGLNGYVLKLFKKTGVNKLIDIYDDTVDALRSFDNT